A single region of the Musa acuminata AAA Group cultivar baxijiao chromosome BXJ1-11, Cavendish_Baxijiao_AAA, whole genome shotgun sequence genome encodes:
- the LOC135597016 gene encoding uncharacterized protein LOC135597016 has protein sequence MRPSESRFLQELVLYAASAALSCLVLFAGLRQLDPNRAASKKALENKKEIAKRLGRPLVQTNQYEDVIACDVINPDHIDVEFESIGGLEHVKQALFELVILPLRRPELFSHGKLLSPQKGVLLYGPPGTGKTMLAKALAKESGAVFINVRISNLMSKWFGDAQKLVAAVFSLAYKLQPAIIFIDEVDSFLGQRRNTDHEAMTNMKTEFMSLWDGFTTDLNARVMVLAATNRPSELDEAILRRFTQTFEIGMPDRSERAKILKVILKGENVEENIDYDYIATLCEGFSGSDILELCKQAAYFPLRELLNDERNGKASSGPRPLRQPDLERALVTSRKVKKATGMSRLGSQSPPWSMQAEPDDEEVHNAILEISKLMSRIVGNQSESQDS, from the exons ATGAGACCATCGGAGTCGAGGTTCCTGCAGGAACTGGTGCTGTACGCAGCGAGCGCTGCGCTGAGCTGCCTCGTCCTCTTCGCCGGGCTGCGCCAGCTCGACCCCAACCGCGCCGCAAGCAAGAAAGCCCTCGAAAACAAGAAGGAGATCGCCAAGCGCCTGGGACGGCCCCTCGTTCAGACCAACCAGTACGAG GATGTAATAGCTTGCGATGTTATAAACCCTGATCACATTGATGTTGAATTTGAGTCTATTGGGGGTTTGGAGCATGTGAAGCAAGCTTTGTTTGAGCTAGTCATTCTCCCCCTACGTAGACCTGAATTGTTTTCACATGGAAAGCTTCTTAGTCCTCAAAAAGGTGTCCTACTGTATGGGCCACCAGGAACAGGAAAGACAATGCTCGCAAAGGCCTTAGCGAAAGAGTCTGGGGCAGTTTTTATTAATGTGAGAATCTCGAATTTGATGAGTAAATGGTTTGGGGATGCTCAAAAACTTG TGGCTGCTGTCTTTAGCCTTGCTTATAAGCTACAACCTGctatcatttttattgatgaggTGGATAGTTTCTTGGGTCAGCGCCGTAATACAGATCATGAAGCCATGACTAACATGAAAACTGAGTTCATGTCTTTGTGGGATGGTTTCACAACTGATT TGAATGCTCGTGTGATGGTTCTTGCTGCTACAAATCGCCCATCAGAACTAGATGAGGCAATACTCAGGCGCTTTACCCAGACCTTTGAAATTGGCATGCCTGACCGAAGTGAGAGAGCCAAGATACTAAAGGTGATCTTAAAGGGTGAAAATGTGGAAGAAAACATTGATTATGACTACATAGCAACCTTATGTGAAGGTTTTAGTGGTTCAGATATACTTGAGCTGTGCAAACAAGCAGCCTATTTTCCTCTCAGGGAGCTGCTGAATGACGAAAGGAATGGAAAAGCATCCAGT GGACCAAGACCATTAAGACAGCCTGACTTGGAGAGAGCATTAGTGACATCTAGAAAGGTGAAGAAGGCCACTGGTATGAGCAGATTGGGTTCACAATCACCTCCATGGTCTATGCAAGCAGAGCCAGATGATGAGGAGGTTCACAATGCTATCTTGGAAATCTCAAAGCTTATGTCTCGAATTGTTGGCAACCAATCAGAATCACAGGACTCTTAG
- the LOC103970566 gene encoding B-box zinc finger protein 20, giving the protein MKMLCDFCGKGEALVFCCADEAALCDACDRRVHCANKLAGKHRRFSLDPPSAHSHPLCDICREKRSLLFCREDRAILCDHCDASIHSANHLTMKHSRFLLTGIRLSASPISFPEAEITGSSASSVSEYLINMCPGWHVEDLLVEDGTTAAAMDGFSNVDELLPLLEEGLDGGGLESIRAPHVPQFPSTLPPAGGTRHPHSPGGKEVAINLERWSNDAFMVPQISPAPTTGKRSRHSVQHY; this is encoded by the exons ATGAAGATGCTGTGTGATTTTTGCGGCAAAGGGGAGGCTTTGGTGTTCTGCTGTGCGGACGAGGCCGCCCTCTGCGACGCCTGCGACCGTCGTGTCCACTGCGCGAACAAGCTCGCCGGCAAGCACCGCCGCTTCTCCCTCGATCCCCCTTCCGCCCACTCCCACCCGCTCTGCGACATCTGTCGG GAGAAGAGATCGCTTTTGTTCTGCCGGGAAGACCGAGCGATCCTTTGTGACCACTGCGATGCTTCCATACACAGCGCCAATCACCTCACCATGAAGCATAGCAGGTTCCTTCTCACCGGCATCCGCCTCTCCGCCTCTCCTATCTCCTTCCCGGAGGCAGAGATTACGGGTAGCAGCGCCAGTAGTGTCTCAGAGTACCTCATCAATATGTGCCCAGGCTGGCACGTCGAGGACCTGCTGGTGGAAGACGGAACAACCGCTGCCGCCATGGATGGTTTCTCCAAT GTGGATGAGTTGCTGCCGTTGCTGGAGGAGGGTCTGGACGGCGGCGGGCTGGAATCCATCCGCGCGCCCCATGTACCCCAGTTCCCTTCCACACTTCCTCCGGCCGGCGGCACCCGTCACCCGCACTCCCCCGGAGGCAAGGAAGTAGCAATCAACCTCGAGCGGTGGAGCAACGACGCCTTCATGGTGCCACAGATCTCCCCTGCTCCAACTACCGGCAAGAGATCAAGACACTCTGTTCAGCACTACTAA
- the LOC103970570 gene encoding uncharacterized protein LOC103970570: MERGGKGGDTINQRIQQPEAEMGIREMEISGHKVIIHERDDSSDPSTGRALTGSWLWDAAIHLAEWMAADGGPHLAGATVLELGAGTGLPGLLAATMGAARVVLTDVAPLLPGLRASAEANGLGSRVEVRELRWGSGEQAVAEADVVLMSDVFYDPEEMGGLASAMRAAWGESTRGWAASEVRPGVGECLEALRREGFDVVEVEERVRPLVRAEGETSVFAVYRIRRA, translated from the coding sequence ATGGAGCGAGGAGGTAAGGGGGGGGACACCATCAACCAGCGAATCCAGCAGCCAGAGGCAGAAATGGGCATCCGAGAGATGGAGATCTCGGGCCACAAGGTCATCATCCACGAGCGCGACGACTCCAGCGACCCCTCCACCGGCCGCGCCCTCACCGGCTCCTGGCTCTGGGACGCCGCCATCCACCTCGCCGAGTGGATGGCCGCCGACGGAGGACCCCACCTTGCCGGCGCCACCGTCCTCGAGCTCGGCGCCGGGACGGGCCTCCCGGGCCTCCTCGCCGCCACCATGGGCGCGGCCCGCGTGGTGCTCACCGACGTCGCCCCGCTCCTCCCGGGCCTCCGAGCCAGCGCGGAGGCCAACGGGTTGGGGAGCCGCGTGGAGGTGCGCGAGCTGCGGTGGGGCTCGGGCGAGCAAGCGGTGGCGGAGGCCGACGTGGTGCTGATGTCGGACGTGTTCTACGACCCGGAGGAGATGGGAGGGCTGGCCAGCGCGATGAGGGCGGCGTGGGGGGAGAGCACGAGGGGGTGGGCGGCGAGCGAGGTGAGGCCCGGCGTCGGGGAGTGCTTGGAGGCGCTGAGGCGGGAGGGGTTCGACGTGGTGGAGGTGGAAGAGAGGGTGCGGCCGTTGGTGCGGGCGGAGGGAGAGACTTCGGTGTTCGCCGTGTATCGCATCAGGCGCGCCTAA
- the LOC135596572 gene encoding auxin-induced protein 22D-like, which translates to MEDHDNLKATELTLGLPGTDAIEKPTPAAPNVNKRSKEEECCGFTGSSGRPAAKAQVVGWPPVRSYRMNSFRERKMEKKEEDTTGIYVKVSMDGAPYLRKVDLGVYNSYEDLTDALEAMFKGFSLGKRITQRQAHDLHESEHAITYEDKDGDWMLVGDVPWEMFVSSCKRLRIMKGCEARGLTSSP; encoded by the exons ATGGAAGATCATGACAACCTCAAGGCGACAGAGCTGACACTTGGTCTCCCCGGGACGGATGCGATAGAGAAGCCGACGCCGGCCGCCCCAAACGTCAACAAGCGGAGTAAGGAGGAGGAGTGCTGTGGTTTCACAGGGAGCAGCGGGCGGCCGGCGGCTAA GGCACAGGTAGTGGGATGGCCACCTGTGAGATCTTACAGGATGAACAGCTTTAGGGAAAGGAAgatggagaagaaggaagaagacacAACAGGAATCTACGTGAAGGTCAGCATGGACGGAGCTCCTTACCTGAGGAAGGTGGATCTCGGAGTCTACAACAGCTACGAAGACCTCACCGATGCCTTAGAAGCCATGTTCAAAGGCTTCTCCTTGGGGAAGCGGATCACACAAAGACAAGCTCATGATCTACACGAATCCGAGCACGCCATCACATACGAAGACAAAGATGGAGACTGGATGTTGGTCGGAGACGTTCCATGGGA GATGTTCGTCTCGTCATGCAAGAGGCTGAGGATAATGAAAGGCTGCGAAGCACGAGGCTTAACGTCGAGCCCGTAG